In the Nicotiana tabacum cultivar K326 chromosome 16, ASM71507v2, whole genome shotgun sequence genome, one interval contains:
- the LOC107767980 gene encoding uncharacterized protein LOC107767980, translated as MDSGNSGSMQSSSGGDEEYDSRGESISTFLNNNNNNNPTLHFGSISSNNNPPPPFLSHQPTFFDPHSQNLDTNFPQNANSQFNTNDLIWSQRGLRSDQNFNSFGTSSSNATQVVLHQNLFSGSSSVPLQQSSIEAAGNVIQRASNSAQPEHQPNVVKNPKKRTRASRRAPTTVLTTDTTNFRQMVQEFTGIPTAPFTGSAYTRRLDLFSTAGSAMRSGHLDTLGPLYPLRPSAQKVNQVSPFMPQLSSSTSTSSSSLLSSSMIDALMPTNNNTGNNNSIIGTSTTSASTSTSTNFQLGSDHLGMQKQAQNLFNMQNQILSFKQHHPLVNNAQVFGTKSSQGTNTIVPSLDELGISHDQQVSANLISGYQGGISSQTRNDGNNLSRLWRSGGINGQNDGGQENQLRSFSGNNNNNNGGNSSQQHVSGYKLNCSGNSSTSEFHNHEKGLENVCSTGEGPVSSWTNCPSE; from the coding sequence ATGGATTCCGGGAATAGTGGTAGTATGCAATCTTCAAGTGGTGGGGATGAAGAGTATGATTCACGTGGAGAATCCATCTCTACTTtcttgaataataataataataataatcctaCTCTCCATTTTGGTTCAATATCTTCTAATAATAATCCACCTCCTCCTTTTCTTTCTCATCAACCCACTTTCTTTGATCCTCACTCACAAAATCTTGACACCAATTTCCCACAAAATGCAAATTCTCAGTTTAATACTAATGATCTCATTTGGTCACAACGGGGTCTAAGATCTGACCAAAACTTCAATAGCTTTGGTACATCCTCATCAAATGCTACTCAAGTTGTTCTTCATCAAAACCTTTTTTCGGGTTCATCTTCAGTACCACTACAACAATCTTCAATTGAAGCTGCGGGTAATGTTATACAACGGGCTTCGAACTCGGCCCAGCCCGAACATCAGCCCAATGTggtaaaaaatccgaaaaaacgGACCAGGGCTTCAAGGAGGGCGCCAACCACTGTCCTTACTACTGACACCACAAATTTTCGACAAATGGTTCAAGAATTTACTGGCATCCCTACGGCTCCGTTTACTGGTTCAGCCTACACTCGCCGCCTTGATCTTTTCTCAACAGCTGGCTCGGCGATGAGGTCGGGTCATTTGGATACTCTTGGACCACTTTACCCTTTAAGGCCTTCAGCACAAAAGGTTAATCAAGTATCTCCATTTATGCCACAATTATCTTCTTCTACTAGTACTTCTTCATCATCACTGTTGAGTTCTAGCATGATTGATGCTTTAATGCCAACAAATAACAATACTGGAAACAACAACTCTATAATTGGTACTAGTACTACTTCGGCCTCAACCTCTACCTCGACAAATTTTCAACTAGGTTCTGATCATCTTGGAATGCAAAAACAAGCACAAAACTTGTTCAACATGCAGAATCAGATTCTTTCATTTAAGCAGCATCATCCATTGGTTAATAATGCACAGGTTTTCGGCACAAAGTCATCACAAGGAACAAATACTATTGTTCCTTCTTTAGATGAACTTGGAATAAGTCATGATCAGCAAGTCAGTGCAAATCTAATCAGTGGATATCAAGGGGGAATTTCTAGTCAAACAAGAAATGATGGAAATAATCTTTCAAGATTGTGGAGATCAGGTGGTATTAATGGTCAGAATGATGGGGGTCAAGAAAATCAGCTGAGATCTTTTAGtggtaacaataataataacaatggtGGAAATTCATCACAACAACATGTTAGTGGTTATAAGTTGAATTGTTCAGGTAATTCTTCTACATCAGAATTCCATAATCATGAGAAGGGTTTGGAAAATGTGTGCTCAACAGGTGAAGGACCAGTTTCTTCTTGGACTAATTGCCCTTCCGAGTAG